One window from the genome of Carnobacteriaceae bacterium zg-84 encodes:
- a CDS encoding YozE family protein: protein MYRSFYQFMLTYADPYKKDKQTAFANVVSNDIGFPKHAEDYDTIVNYVELTDLYSNYLTIFDELWETYMQRNQMI, encoded by the coding sequence ATGTATCGTTCGTTTTATCAGTTTATGTTAACGTACGCAGATCCATATAAAAAAGATAAACAAACAGCCTTTGCCAATGTCGTATCAAACGATATTGGATTTCCAAAGCATGCTGAAGATTATGACACTATTGTGAATTATGTTGAATTAACAGATTTATATAGTAACTATTTAACTATATTTGATGAATTATGGGAAACTTATATGCAACGAAATCAAATGATTTAA
- the deoD gene encoding purine-nucleoside phosphorylase yields MSIHIAAKPGDIADIVLLPGDPLRAKFIAETFLEDVVQYNTIRNMFGYTGTYKGTRVSVQGTGMGIPSMMIYANELITQYGVKTLIRIGSAGGMNLDVKVRDIVFAQGATTDSGILNHIFENQVSFAALSNFALLDKAYHTAERLGHHNIHVGNILSSDRFYNAELNTKKLADYGVLAVEMEAAGLYALGAQHHVQTLAMVTISDHLITGEETTAQEREQTFTAMMEIALETVVK; encoded by the coding sequence ATGAGTATACATATTGCAGCAAAACCAGGAGATATCGCAGACATCGTATTATTACCAGGAGATCCGTTACGTGCAAAATTTATTGCCGAAACATTTTTAGAAGATGTGGTACAATACAATACAATTCGTAATATGTTTGGCTATACAGGTACTTATAAAGGAACACGTGTATCTGTTCAAGGAACCGGAATGGGTATTCCGTCTATGATGATTTATGCGAATGAGTTGATTACACAGTATGGTGTAAAAACATTGATTCGTATTGGTTCAGCAGGTGGTATGAATCTTGATGTAAAAGTACGTGATATTGTATTTGCACAAGGTGCAACGACAGATTCAGGTATTTTAAATCATATTTTTGAAAATCAAGTATCTTTTGCGGCGTTATCAAACTTTGCTTTATTAGACAAAGCATACCATACAGCAGAACGTTTAGGACATCATAATATTCACGTCGGAAATATTTTGTCTTCAGACCGTTTTTACAATGCAGAATTAAATACAAAAAAATTAGCTGATTATGGTGTATTAGCTGTTGAAATGGAAGCAGCAGGTTTATATGCTTTAGGTGCTCAACATCATGTACAAACATTAGCAATGGTAACAATTAGTGACCATTTAATTACAGGAGAAGAAACAACAGCACAAGAACGTGAGCAAACATTTACAGCAATGATGGAAATTGCATTAGAAACAGTAGTAAAGTAG